The Ananas comosus cultivar F153 linkage group 7, ASM154086v1, whole genome shotgun sequence genome has a window encoding:
- the LOC109712667 gene encoding gamma-tubulin complex component 5-like isoform X2: protein MLQGFCSDLFYWDEAKQGFLVKDGIYASHLSQTSLKGILNIFLFAGTCLKRVEIFVTKVGSSGKRTPTLSAFANSVYSWLKRLREVALKEEEQLLTSDTDNRKTMTLLGLTNSLSSLCAGAELLWELRTGAVPNVFIDSGNTVSSSEIAVYILNHLFKKLNEDCLVQGDSYHMLLAIFTGSLLPYLHGLDSWLYDGILDDPCEEMFFYKNVAVSIDQPAFWETSYLLRTSRLENLTSSGGSLIRTGIESNMKIETSNQDDMDIAICPIFLNDIAKAIVSAGKSLQLVQHVQDECAIPSDSERCQFPDNQNKMGHRPEVLSSLEFVDGNTGSDDSGEESFFDVQISNDARIMGVLTLPEVFLVSLAGLLDDGDHIYEYFKMFPTDINLMSNALMNNQYVEKGINENIKKSLNYDKNWLQFLVDAMQGRRHVGINEKVAFQSMARDSDSSTERNKIEERTELSDSSFFPGNPVITVCRDLLQRNFASWDGLNLSRSFHLPPLNDENLREAIFGFKYSDATMNDSSQCKAILPRLDGTDYTFGFQFDELQHLRLDDDRRTLETLFAFPTLLPSFQEDITLSEILPSQKDSTLASKVLNFIQSIKLKDPPEPAVIIQECLSLYIRKQVDHIGKHILSKLMDGWRLMDELFVLRAIFLLGSGDLLQQFWTVIFNRLDKGDSWDDDFELNTILQESVRNSADRTLLSAPDSLVVSVTISNASDDEENMSTPRKLRNQFLGVDALDMLKFSYKVSWPLDLIVNMEALKKYNQVMGFLLKVKRAKFVLDKARKWMWKGKGNTAQNYKHHLLLAQKLLHFVDAFHQYVMDRVFHSAWNELCSGMAAARSLDEVIEVHEAYLLSIQRQCFVSPDKLWALIASRLKTILGLGLEFYSIQQTLSSGGAATSVKARCEMEIERIEKQFDDCVAFLLRILSFKLNVGHFPHLADLVTRINYNYFYMSEKGNLLTVPGFESSAKAGKAPTFRA, encoded by the exons ATGCTCCAAGGGTTCTGTAGTGATTTATTTTACTGGGATGAGGCTAAACAAGGCTTTCTTGTCAAAGATGGAATATATGCTAGTCACTTGTCCCAGACTAGTCTGAAAGGCATACTAAACATATTCTTGTTTGCCGGAACCTGCTTGAAGAGAGTGGAGATTTTTGTTACAAAGGTTGGATCATCTGGTAAAAGGACTCCCACACTAAGTGCATTTGCAAATTCTGTCTACTCATGGCTTAAG AGACTTCGAGAAGTTGCTCTAAAGGAGGAAGAACAGTTGCTTACTTCAGATACGGACAACAGAAAGACTATGACACTTCTTGGATTAACCAATTCTTTATCAAG TCTCTGTGCTGGAGCAGAGCTTCTCTGGGAGCTTAGGACTGGAGCTGTTCCAAATGTTTTTATTGACTCGGGAAATACTGTCTCATCTAGTGAGATTGCAGTTTATATTCTTAACCATCTTTTCAAGAAGTTGAATGAAGACTGTCTTGTACAAG GAGATTCCTACCATATGCTGCTAGCAATATTTACAGGAAGTTTGCTGCCTTATCTGCATGGGCTTGATTCCTGGCTTTATGATGGCATTCTTGATGATCCCTGCGAAGAG ATGTTCTTTTATAAGAATGTTGCAGTCTCCATTGATCAACCAGCATTTTGGGAGACGAGTTATCTTTTGAGAACAAGTAGGTTAGAAAACTTGACATCTAGTGGTGGTTCTCTGATTCGTACTGGTATCGAATCTAATATGAAGATAGAAACAAGTAATCAAGATGATATGGATATTGCTATCTGCCCCATTTTTTTAAACGACATTGCTAAGGCCATTGTATCTGCTGGGAAATCACTGCAGCTTGTTCAACATGTTCAAGATGAGTGTGCAATTCCATCTGACTCTGAAAGATGTCAATTTCCtgataatcaaaataaaatggGGCATAGACCAGAAGTTTTAAGCTCCCTGGAATTTGTAGATGGAAATACCGGGAGTGATGATTCTGGTGAAGAATCTTTTTTTGATGTTCAAATCAGCAATGATGCCCGCATTATGGGAGTGTTGACTTTGCCTGAGGTTTTCTTGGTATCCTTGGCTGGCTTACTAGATGATGGAGATCATATTTATGAGTACTTCAAAATGTTCCCGACTGATATCAATCTAATGAGCAATGCTCTCATGAATAATCAGTATGTTGAAAAGGGAATCAATGAGAACATAAAGAAGTCACTCAATTATGATAAGAATTGGTTGCAATTCCTGGTGGATGCAATGCAAGGTAGGAGACATGTAGGCATTAATGAAAAGGTCGCTTTTCAATCTATGGCAAGGGATTCAGATTCTTCTACTGAAAGGAACAAAATTGAGGAAAGAACAGAACTTTCTGATTCTTCCTTCTTCCCAGGAAATCCAGTCATTACTGTGTGCAGAGATTTGCTACAGAGGAACTTTGCCTCATGGGATGGACTTAATTTATCTAGGAGTTTCCATCTCCCTCCCTTGAATGATGAGAATTTGCGAGAGGCAATTTTTGGTTTCAAATATTCTGATGCAACTATGAATGATAGTTCACAATGTAAAGCAATACTTCCCAGACTTGACGGAACTGACTATACTTTTGGTTTTCAGTTCGATGAACTGCAACACCTTCGATTAGATGATGATAGAAGAACTTTGGAAACGCTCTTTGCTTTTCCAACACTTCTTCCTTCTTTCCAG GAAGATATTACTTTATCGGAGATTCTACCTTCGCagaaagatagcacgctagCTTCAAAAGTTCTTAACTTTATCCAGAGTATTAAACTGAAGGATCCACCGGAGCCTGCGGTTATCATACAGGAGTGCCTTTCTTTGTATATAAGAAAACAG GTGGATCACATAGGTAAACACATTCTCTCAAAGCTGATGGATGGTTGGAGATTAATGGATGAACTCTTTGTCTTACGGGCTATTTTTTTGCTAGGCTCAG gTGACCTTCTGCAGCAGTTTTGGACAGTCATTTTTAACAGACTTGACAAGGGAGATTCCTGGGATGATGATTTTGAGTTGAACACTATACTACAG GAATCCGTAAGAAATTCGGCCGATAGGACACTTCTGAGTGCCCCTGATTCTTTGGTTGTTTCAGTTACAATAAGTAATGCATCTGATGATGAGGAAAACATGTCGACTCCCCGAAAACTTCGGAATCAATTTTTGGGCGTTGATGCTCTTGACATGCTAAAGTTCAGTTACAAG GTTTCTTGGCCCCTTGACCTAATTGTGAATATGGAGGCACTTAAGAAGTATAATCAG GTCATGGGCTTCTTATTAAAGGTCAAGCGTGCAAAATTTGTCCTTGACAAAGCACGTAAATGGATGTGGAAG GGTAAGGGCAACACAGCACAGAATTACAAGCATCACTTGTTATTGGCGCAGAAGCTCCTTCATTTTGTTGATGCATTTCATCAATATGTGATGGATCGG GTATTTCACAGTGCATGGAATGAACTCTGTAGCGGCATGGCTGCAGCCCGTTCCCTTGATGAGGTCATTGAAGTACACGAGGCGTACCTCCTATCCATTCAGCGGCAGTGTTTTGTGTCTCCTGATAAGCTG TGGGCTCTTATTGCGAGTCGACTTAAGACCATTCTCGGGTTAGGACTCGAGTTTTATTCCATACAGCAAACACTGAGCAGTGGTGGTGCAGCTACTTCAGTTAAGGCTAGATGTGAGATGGAAATAGAACGGATCGAGAAGCAGTTTGATGATTGTGTTGCTTTCCTTTTAAGG ATCCTTTCATTCAAGCTCAACGTAGGCCATTTTCCTCATCTCGCTGATTTGGTTACTAGAATCAACTACAATTACTTTTACATGTCCGAAAAGGGAAACTTGCTAACTGTTCCTGGATTTGAAAGTAGTGCAAAGGCAGGAAAGGCTCCGACCTTTAGAGCTTGA
- the LOC109712667 gene encoding gamma-tubulin complex component 5-like isoform X1, with protein MAGTVVANYGLGNRPSSLEGMSSYSFDSLPDWRFYKQVENGKQSTSLPQRTAVTNDDDCGLAKVEDSDSFITKLHFSITKGLHHAAPISSFRIDEHELVRAVLQMLQGFCSDLFYWDEAKQGFLVKDGIYASHLSQTSLKGILNIFLFAGTCLKRVEIFVTKVGSSGKRTPTLSAFANSVYSWLKRLREVALKEEEQLLTSDTDNRKTMTLLGLTNSLSSLCAGAELLWELRTGAVPNVFIDSGNTVSSSEIAVYILNHLFKKLNEDCLVQGDSYHMLLAIFTGSLLPYLHGLDSWLYDGILDDPCEEMFFYKNVAVSIDQPAFWETSYLLRTSRLENLTSSGGSLIRTGIESNMKIETSNQDDMDIAICPIFLNDIAKAIVSAGKSLQLVQHVQDECAIPSDSERCQFPDNQNKMGHRPEVLSSLEFVDGNTGSDDSGEESFFDVQISNDARIMGVLTLPEVFLVSLAGLLDDGDHIYEYFKMFPTDINLMSNALMNNQYVEKGINENIKKSLNYDKNWLQFLVDAMQGRRHVGINEKVAFQSMARDSDSSTERNKIEERTELSDSSFFPGNPVITVCRDLLQRNFASWDGLNLSRSFHLPPLNDENLREAIFGFKYSDATMNDSSQCKAILPRLDGTDYTFGFQFDELQHLRLDDDRRTLETLFAFPTLLPSFQEDITLSEILPSQKDSTLASKVLNFIQSIKLKDPPEPAVIIQECLSLYIRKQVDHIGKHILSKLMDGWRLMDELFVLRAIFLLGSGDLLQQFWTVIFNRLDKGDSWDDDFELNTILQESVRNSADRTLLSAPDSLVVSVTISNASDDEENMSTPRKLRNQFLGVDALDMLKFSYKVSWPLDLIVNMEALKKYNQVMGFLLKVKRAKFVLDKARKWMWKGKGNTAQNYKHHLLLAQKLLHFVDAFHQYVMDRVFHSAWNELCSGMAAARSLDEVIEVHEAYLLSIQRQCFVSPDKLWALIASRLKTILGLGLEFYSIQQTLSSGGAATSVKARCEMEIERIEKQFDDCVAFLLRILSFKLNVGHFPHLADLVTRINYNYFYMSEKGNLLTVPGFESSAKAGKAPTFRA; from the exons ATGGCTGGTACTGTAGTCGCTAATTATGGGTTAGGCAATAGGCCTTCATCTCTAGAGGGGATGTCGAGCTACTCATTTGATTCTCTACCAGATTGGCGATTTTATAAACAAGTTGAAAACGGAAAACAGTCCACCTCCCTTCCTCAACGGACTGCTGTTACTAATGATGATGACTGTG GTTTAGCAAAAGTTGAGGATTCTGATAGTTTTATCACTAAGCTCCACTTTAGCATTACAAAGGGCCTTCATCATGCAGCACCAATCTCCAGCTTTAGAATTGACGAACATGAATTG GTTCGTGCTGTGCTACAAATGCTCCAAGGGTTCTGTAGTGATTTATTTTACTGGGATGAGGCTAAACAAGGCTTTCTTGTCAAAGATGGAATATATGCTAGTCACTTGTCCCAGACTAGTCTGAAAGGCATACTAAACATATTCTTGTTTGCCGGAACCTGCTTGAAGAGAGTGGAGATTTTTGTTACAAAGGTTGGATCATCTGGTAAAAGGACTCCCACACTAAGTGCATTTGCAAATTCTGTCTACTCATGGCTTAAG AGACTTCGAGAAGTTGCTCTAAAGGAGGAAGAACAGTTGCTTACTTCAGATACGGACAACAGAAAGACTATGACACTTCTTGGATTAACCAATTCTTTATCAAG TCTCTGTGCTGGAGCAGAGCTTCTCTGGGAGCTTAGGACTGGAGCTGTTCCAAATGTTTTTATTGACTCGGGAAATACTGTCTCATCTAGTGAGATTGCAGTTTATATTCTTAACCATCTTTTCAAGAAGTTGAATGAAGACTGTCTTGTACAAG GAGATTCCTACCATATGCTGCTAGCAATATTTACAGGAAGTTTGCTGCCTTATCTGCATGGGCTTGATTCCTGGCTTTATGATGGCATTCTTGATGATCCCTGCGAAGAG ATGTTCTTTTATAAGAATGTTGCAGTCTCCATTGATCAACCAGCATTTTGGGAGACGAGTTATCTTTTGAGAACAAGTAGGTTAGAAAACTTGACATCTAGTGGTGGTTCTCTGATTCGTACTGGTATCGAATCTAATATGAAGATAGAAACAAGTAATCAAGATGATATGGATATTGCTATCTGCCCCATTTTTTTAAACGACATTGCTAAGGCCATTGTATCTGCTGGGAAATCACTGCAGCTTGTTCAACATGTTCAAGATGAGTGTGCAATTCCATCTGACTCTGAAAGATGTCAATTTCCtgataatcaaaataaaatggGGCATAGACCAGAAGTTTTAAGCTCCCTGGAATTTGTAGATGGAAATACCGGGAGTGATGATTCTGGTGAAGAATCTTTTTTTGATGTTCAAATCAGCAATGATGCCCGCATTATGGGAGTGTTGACTTTGCCTGAGGTTTTCTTGGTATCCTTGGCTGGCTTACTAGATGATGGAGATCATATTTATGAGTACTTCAAAATGTTCCCGACTGATATCAATCTAATGAGCAATGCTCTCATGAATAATCAGTATGTTGAAAAGGGAATCAATGAGAACATAAAGAAGTCACTCAATTATGATAAGAATTGGTTGCAATTCCTGGTGGATGCAATGCAAGGTAGGAGACATGTAGGCATTAATGAAAAGGTCGCTTTTCAATCTATGGCAAGGGATTCAGATTCTTCTACTGAAAGGAACAAAATTGAGGAAAGAACAGAACTTTCTGATTCTTCCTTCTTCCCAGGAAATCCAGTCATTACTGTGTGCAGAGATTTGCTACAGAGGAACTTTGCCTCATGGGATGGACTTAATTTATCTAGGAGTTTCCATCTCCCTCCCTTGAATGATGAGAATTTGCGAGAGGCAATTTTTGGTTTCAAATATTCTGATGCAACTATGAATGATAGTTCACAATGTAAAGCAATACTTCCCAGACTTGACGGAACTGACTATACTTTTGGTTTTCAGTTCGATGAACTGCAACACCTTCGATTAGATGATGATAGAAGAACTTTGGAAACGCTCTTTGCTTTTCCAACACTTCTTCCTTCTTTCCAG GAAGATATTACTTTATCGGAGATTCTACCTTCGCagaaagatagcacgctagCTTCAAAAGTTCTTAACTTTATCCAGAGTATTAAACTGAAGGATCCACCGGAGCCTGCGGTTATCATACAGGAGTGCCTTTCTTTGTATATAAGAAAACAG GTGGATCACATAGGTAAACACATTCTCTCAAAGCTGATGGATGGTTGGAGATTAATGGATGAACTCTTTGTCTTACGGGCTATTTTTTTGCTAGGCTCAG gTGACCTTCTGCAGCAGTTTTGGACAGTCATTTTTAACAGACTTGACAAGGGAGATTCCTGGGATGATGATTTTGAGTTGAACACTATACTACAG GAATCCGTAAGAAATTCGGCCGATAGGACACTTCTGAGTGCCCCTGATTCTTTGGTTGTTTCAGTTACAATAAGTAATGCATCTGATGATGAGGAAAACATGTCGACTCCCCGAAAACTTCGGAATCAATTTTTGGGCGTTGATGCTCTTGACATGCTAAAGTTCAGTTACAAG GTTTCTTGGCCCCTTGACCTAATTGTGAATATGGAGGCACTTAAGAAGTATAATCAG GTCATGGGCTTCTTATTAAAGGTCAAGCGTGCAAAATTTGTCCTTGACAAAGCACGTAAATGGATGTGGAAG GGTAAGGGCAACACAGCACAGAATTACAAGCATCACTTGTTATTGGCGCAGAAGCTCCTTCATTTTGTTGATGCATTTCATCAATATGTGATGGATCGG GTATTTCACAGTGCATGGAATGAACTCTGTAGCGGCATGGCTGCAGCCCGTTCCCTTGATGAGGTCATTGAAGTACACGAGGCGTACCTCCTATCCATTCAGCGGCAGTGTTTTGTGTCTCCTGATAAGCTG TGGGCTCTTATTGCGAGTCGACTTAAGACCATTCTCGGGTTAGGACTCGAGTTTTATTCCATACAGCAAACACTGAGCAGTGGTGGTGCAGCTACTTCAGTTAAGGCTAGATGTGAGATGGAAATAGAACGGATCGAGAAGCAGTTTGATGATTGTGTTGCTTTCCTTTTAAGG ATCCTTTCATTCAAGCTCAACGTAGGCCATTTTCCTCATCTCGCTGATTTGGTTACTAGAATCAACTACAATTACTTTTACATGTCCGAAAAGGGAAACTTGCTAACTGTTCCTGGATTTGAAAGTAGTGCAAAGGCAGGAAAGGCTCCGACCTTTAGAGCTTGA
- the LOC109712408 gene encoding BEL1-like homeodomain protein 3 isoform X2 — MVTKEVSENYMHDGPIRDDDLASALHWDGRNQINLIQIQLNSLPPHLDSRGQQNSDSEENIVRRRHSATRCSMNCRAGEENGHNDCVQGCGNSLSLTLGSCLFYDPMKPFKRTQANFMGSNSSLDRENLREFDSASVDHLKHYCVFNAEKRTSSPRNTASLSSFLQRSPYLKPAQELLDEVVCVSDAIELNVENEELNVGNEARNNELDGMDAQANDRYLKLGERIYTHKENMPPGNQLSSQDKNNIQAKLIALLNELETRYEQYLHQIDQVVSSFEVVSGNGAAAPYTALTIQAMSRHFANLRDAIVSQLHALGESEGEQYTGNYKNFSEGRSLCRTTGEKRETLQTLGSIQIRQDWKPLRGLPEDSVALLRAWLFEHFLHPEKSMLSSQTGLTRSQISNWFINARVRLWKPMIEELYKEEISEY; from the exons ATGGTTACAAAGGAGGTTTCCGAAAATTACATGCACGACGGCCCGATTCGCGACGACGATTTGGCCTCTGCTCTTCACTGGGACGGAAGGAATCAAATCAATCTAATTCAAATCCAGCTGAATAGTTTGCCGCCTCACTTAGACTCCCGAGGGCAACAAAATTCTGATTCGGAGGAGAATATAGTTCGTAGGCGACACTCGGCAACGAGGTGTTCGATGAATTGCCGAGCTGGGGAAGAGAATGGTCACAATGATTGTGTTCAAGGCTGCGGTAATAGTTTGTCGCTTACTCTCGGTTCTTGCCTCTTCTACGATCCCATGAAGCCTTTCAAGCGAACACAAGCGAATTTTATGGGCTCCAATTCTTCATTAGATAGAGAGAATTTGAGAGAATTTGATTCTGCAAGTGTTGACCATTTGAAGCATTATTGTGTGTTCAATGCGGAAAAAAGGACTAGTTCTCCGCGTAACACTGCCTCTTTGAGCTCTTTTTTACAGCGTTCTCCATATTTAAAACCCGCGCAAGAGTTACTCGATGAAGTTGTATGTGTAAGCGACGCAATTGAGCTAAATGTGGAGAACGAGGAGCTAAATGTGGGGAATGAGGCGCGGAACAATGAGTTAGATGGAATGGATGCTCAAGCCAATGACAGGTATCTTAAATTGGGAGAAAGGATTTATACTCACAAAGAGAACATGCCGCCGGGTAATCAATTGTCGTCTCAGGATAAGAACAATATTCAAGCCAAGCTGATTGCTTTGTTGAATGAG CTTGAGACTCGGTATGAGCAATATCTTCATCAAATAGACCAAGTGGTATCATCATTCGAAGTTGTTTCAGGCAATGGGGCTGCTGCTCCCTACACTGCCCTGACAATTCAAGCGATGTCTCGACACTTTGCGAATTTAAGAGATGCGATAGTCTCTCAGTTGCATGCTTTGGGAGAGTCTGAAGGTGAACAATACACTGGAAACTATAAGAACTTCTCTGAAGGCAGATCCTTGTGTCGAACAACCGGAGAGAAAAGGGAGACTCTTCAAACCCTGGGATCGATCCAAATCCGACAAGATTGGAAACCATTGAGAGGACTCCCAGAAGACTCAGTTGCACTTCTTCGAGCTTGGCTCTTCGAACATTTCCTTCATCC CGAGAAGTCCATGCTATCTTCGCAGACAGGCTTAACCAGAAGCCAA ATTTCAAACTGGTTTATTAATGCGCGCGTGCGGCTGTGGAAGCCAATGATAGAAGAGTTGTACAAAGAGGAAATTTCCGAGTATTAA
- the LOC109712408 gene encoding BEL1-like homeodomain protein 3 isoform X1 has product MVTKEVSENYMHDGPIRDDDLASALHWDGRNQINLIQIQLNSLPPHLDSRGQQNSDSEENIVRRRHSATRCSMNCRAGEENGHNDCVQGCGNSLSLTLGSCLFYDPMKPFKRTQANFMGSNSSLDRENLREFDSASVDHLKHYCVFNAEKRTSSPRNTASLSSFLQRSPYLKPAQELLDEVVCVSDAIELNVENEELNVGNEARNNELDGMDAQANDRYLKLGERIYTHKENMPPGNQLSSQDKNNIQAKLIALLNELETRYEQYLHQIDQVVSSFEVVSGNGAAAPYTALTIQAMSRHFANLRDAIVSQLHALGESEGEQYTGNYKNFSEGRSLCRTTGEKRETLQTLGSIQIRQDWKPLRGLPEDSVALLRAWLFEHFLHPYPNDSEKSMLSSQTGLTRSQISNWFINARVRLWKPMIEELYKEEISEY; this is encoded by the exons ATGGTTACAAAGGAGGTTTCCGAAAATTACATGCACGACGGCCCGATTCGCGACGACGATTTGGCCTCTGCTCTTCACTGGGACGGAAGGAATCAAATCAATCTAATTCAAATCCAGCTGAATAGTTTGCCGCCTCACTTAGACTCCCGAGGGCAACAAAATTCTGATTCGGAGGAGAATATAGTTCGTAGGCGACACTCGGCAACGAGGTGTTCGATGAATTGCCGAGCTGGGGAAGAGAATGGTCACAATGATTGTGTTCAAGGCTGCGGTAATAGTTTGTCGCTTACTCTCGGTTCTTGCCTCTTCTACGATCCCATGAAGCCTTTCAAGCGAACACAAGCGAATTTTATGGGCTCCAATTCTTCATTAGATAGAGAGAATTTGAGAGAATTTGATTCTGCAAGTGTTGACCATTTGAAGCATTATTGTGTGTTCAATGCGGAAAAAAGGACTAGTTCTCCGCGTAACACTGCCTCTTTGAGCTCTTTTTTACAGCGTTCTCCATATTTAAAACCCGCGCAAGAGTTACTCGATGAAGTTGTATGTGTAAGCGACGCAATTGAGCTAAATGTGGAGAACGAGGAGCTAAATGTGGGGAATGAGGCGCGGAACAATGAGTTAGATGGAATGGATGCTCAAGCCAATGACAGGTATCTTAAATTGGGAGAAAGGATTTATACTCACAAAGAGAACATGCCGCCGGGTAATCAATTGTCGTCTCAGGATAAGAACAATATTCAAGCCAAGCTGATTGCTTTGTTGAATGAG CTTGAGACTCGGTATGAGCAATATCTTCATCAAATAGACCAAGTGGTATCATCATTCGAAGTTGTTTCAGGCAATGGGGCTGCTGCTCCCTACACTGCCCTGACAATTCAAGCGATGTCTCGACACTTTGCGAATTTAAGAGATGCGATAGTCTCTCAGTTGCATGCTTTGGGAGAGTCTGAAGGTGAACAATACACTGGAAACTATAAGAACTTCTCTGAAGGCAGATCCTTGTGTCGAACAACCGGAGAGAAAAGGGAGACTCTTCAAACCCTGGGATCGATCCAAATCCGACAAGATTGGAAACCATTGAGAGGACTCCCAGAAGACTCAGTTGCACTTCTTCGAGCTTGGCTCTTCGAACATTTCCTTCATCC TTATCCTAATGACAGCGAGAAGTCCATGCTATCTTCGCAGACAGGCTTAACCAGAAGCCAA ATTTCAAACTGGTTTATTAATGCGCGCGTGCGGCTGTGGAAGCCAATGATAGAAGAGTTGTACAAAGAGGAAATTTCCGAGTATTAA
- the LOC109712450 gene encoding uncharacterized protein LOC109712450, with the protein MGRYAELLDMGVRIAARFHSHCPQTARMYYKPPSTPTNDDDDDHPGKITAGAGAEGPDAAMSAPATTWRAAASSMSSAGARLRVKKPFDTAQIILYTVV; encoded by the coding sequence ATGGGGAGGTACGCGGAGCTCTTGGACATGGGGGTGAGAATAGCGGCGCGGTTCCACTCCCACTGCCCCCAAACGGCGCGGATGTACTACAAGCCCCCCTCCACGCCCaccaacgacgacgacgacgaccaccCCGGTAAGATcaccgccggcgccggcgcggaAGGCCCAGATGCTGCCATGTCAGCGCCGGCGACGACGTGGCGCGCCGCGGCGTCGTCGATGTCGTCGGCCGGAGCTCGCTTGAGGGTCAAGAAGCCCTTCGACACCGCCCAGATTATTCTTTACACCGTTGTTTGA